In the genome of Quercus robur chromosome 3, dhQueRobu3.1, whole genome shotgun sequence, one region contains:
- the LOC126719521 gene encoding AT-hook motif nuclear-localized protein 10-like, with protein MRLGFSSNGNAIYKPISAATNATAAMTTVTAAAATSPTYQLDGGSGGGGAVNVNVNMGSMTGGEQAKRKRGRPRKYGPNGSMALGLTPTAQPVPVAQTQSSGGGGFSSPHPAPTPPPSAPTSLPFGGSAPPTSFKKARGRPPSSSSKKHQVEALGT; from the coding sequence ATGCGCTTGGGTTTTAGTTCCAACGGCAACGCCATTTACAAGCCCATCTCCGCCGCAACAAACGCCACAGCTGCTATGACGACAGtaacagcagcagcagcaacatcACCGACTTACCAGCTTGATGGTggaagtggtggtggtggggctGTGAATGTGAATGTGAATATGGGGAGTATGACTGGCGGCGAGCAAGCTAAGAGGAAAAGAGGGAGACCCAGAAAGTATGGCCCAAATGGCTCTATGGCTTTGGGTCTCACTCCTACAGCTCAGCCCGTACCTGTAGCTCAGACTCAGTCAAGTGGTGGAGGTGGGTTTTCATCTCCTCATCCAGCTCCAACTCCTCCTCCCTCGGCTCCAACATCGCTTCCTTTTGGAGGATCAGCGCCACCCACTTCGTTCAAGAAAGCTAGGGGCAGACCGCCTAGTTCTAGTAGCAAGAAGCACCAAGTGGAAGCTTTGggtacttaa